A stretch of DNA from Methylogaea oryzae:
TGGGCCTTGGCCATATAGCCGCGCTGCCCGGCGTCCAGAGAAGTGTCCTGCAGCACATCCAGCAAGCCGATGACGCCGGCCAGGGGGGTGCGCAATTCGTGGCTCATATTGGCCAGGAACTCACTTTTCGCGCGGTTGGCGCCCTCGGCGGCCTCCTTGGCCGCCAGCAGTTCCTTGGTGCGCTCGGCCACTTTGGAGGCCAACTCCGACTGGTAGCGCTCCAACTCCTCGGTGCGGTTTTGGACGATTTCCAGCATCTCGTTGAAGGCCGAGGCCAAACGCACCACCTCGCCGCTGCCCTCCACCGCCGCCCGCTGCCGATAGCTCTTGTCGCGGCAGACCTCTCCCATGAGCTGCGTCAGCGCCTCCAACGGCCGCGAAATAAAGCGCTGCAGCAAGCCCACCAGAACGAATGCCACAAAAAAGGACACGGCGAAGATGGTGCCGGTAAACAGCAGGTTATGGCGAATTTGTTGACGCTGGCCGGACAAGTCCAGCATCAGGAGTACATCGCCGATCCGGCGGCCGTCTTGCTGCACGGGGAGGAACGCCCTGAGCAGTTCCCCCTCGATAACATAGCCGTAAGCGCCGGCGGCGGGGTAAGCCGAGAGCAAACCGGCCCGCTCGGGGCGAAATACCGTTTGCGCCAGCACGCTGCCGTCGCCGTTGAAAATAACGCCGGCCAAGACGTTGTCGCTGGTCCCCAGGGCGGACAGTATTTCCGTCGCCACCGCGCCGTCCTGGAACGAAATGGCCGCCGTCGCGTTGGCCGCCACCAATTTGGCCATGGCCATCGCCTGGCGTCCGGACTCGGCCTCCAACATGACGCGCTCGTTTTCCGCCACCGTGACAAACGTGCCGGCAAAAGCCAAGGACATGACCAAGCCGACGATAAACGTCAACTTTTGTCCGATGGAACGGCTGCGCAAATAACGACGTAGAGACATAAGCCATCAATCCTTAAGGTCAGCGTTCCGAACAATTTCCGCCAAGCGCAGCAAATGGGCGCTTATCCGCACATTACCGTTTTTTGCCGCGTCGAGGTTGATGGCAAAGCGCAATTTGTGTTGCCGCACGACAAAACCGATCATCACCCCGGCCTCGGCGTAGCCGTCCGCGTCACCCACGGTCAAGACCCCGGCGCCGGCCAGGTCGGCCAGGACTTTCGGCAATTGGGGCCGTTCGGACTCGGCGATGAACAGCATATGGCAACGGTGCGACTCGGAGGCTTGCCTGATCTCCTTCACCACGACCGGCAAGCCCAAGGCTGTTTTGCTTTGCAAGGGCTGCAGCGACGCGCCGAACGGATTCTGGCCCAACACGCACAAGGCGAACTCGGCGCCGCCCTGCTTGTTGTCGGGCCATTCCACGTACTGGATGAAATTGAAAAGAAACGCGGCCTTCAATGGGTAGCCGCCTTCGGCGTCCGCCGCCGGCGCGGGATCGGTGCGGTTCGCCCCGCCCGCCATCGCGAGCGCCCCGGCGGTAAACAGCACGGCAAACAACAAACAACGCTGGCAAAAAAGCCGGGGAGTGCGACCCGGCATGGGGCGAACGGCTAAAACTTCCATTGGGCGCGGGCGAACACGCTACGCGGAATCTCCGAAGGAATTAATCCCTGGGCATCGACGTATTCCAAATGGCGGTTGTCGATGAGATTCTGCCCGATCAAATCCAGTTGCACATTGGCAACCGGCGCCCAGCCGATACGCGCATCGACCCGAACGTATCCCCCGGGATGCACGCCCGGCATGGTGCTGATTTCGTAGGGCCGGCTGTCGACGTAATAGGCCGTGCCGTCCAACTCTATCGTTTCGGTGAGGTTGAACAAGGAACGGATGCCCGCCGTGTTTTGCGCTTCGCGGCCTTCGCGAGACGCTTCCACGCCGGTATCGTTGCTGCCCGGCCGACGATGCATAAACAAGCGTAAATGACTGTAATTGGCCGACAAACGCCAATCGCGGGTCGCCTGCCACACCACCGAGGCCTCCACCCCCAGGGTTTCCGCGCTACCGTCCTGGCGCACCGCGTACGGCAGGTAATAACTGCCCGTCCGGGCGTCGAACACATAGGCGGAACCGGCCTGTCTCGTCTGCAAGTCGCTGTAGCGATTGTAGAATCCCGCCACATCGAAGGACCACGCCTGGTTGGGCGTAAAGCGGTAACCCAGCTCGAAACTGTCTTCCTTTTCCGATCCGAAAGCCGAATTGCCGACAATGCGATATTCGCAATTGTTTTGGATGGTCGAGCGAAGGTTGGGCGTTTGGCAGCTACCCGGCAACTGCATGCGGGCGAAGTTGATGTTCAGGTCCTGGTCGGTGCGCACCGCCGTGCGCACGGCGCGGCTCACCGCCGCCCAGGCGCGCTGGCTGTCGTCGATGGTCCACAACAAACGGCCGGAAGGTTGGGCCTGGGAGCCGGCGAAGCCGTTGTGCTCGTATTTGACGCCCGCCATAAAATCGAGGGTGTCGGGAATCAGTGTGATGTCGTCCTGGACAAAAACGTTGAAATTGCTGATCTTGCGCTTTTGCGGCGTGTAGTACACCAAGTCCGTTCCGGCCAGATCGTCGCTGATATAGCGGTAGCCGCCCCCCGCGACAATATTGTTCCAGTCGTTCCAGCGATAATTGAACTGGGTATCCAAATCGTAGGTATGGACGTCCTCCACGCCGATCAGCGCGTCGCGCCGGTAATGATCCCAGTAGGCCTGGGTTTCGGCGCTCAAATTCTTATCGAAGCGGTGTTTCCAACGCCCCAATAGATTCTCGCCGCTGGTGCGTACCGTACCGTTGACCATGGCGGTATTCGGCGCGGCGAATTGCGGATTGGCCACGCGGCGATCCAAATCGCCCTGGTAAAAATCGCCTTGGAAAGTCGCGCTGTCCTTGTCCGTCGCGTCCCAATCCAAGCGGAAGCCGCCGCGGTTATCTTTGCTGCGGTCGTTGTTGTCGCGATTGTCGAATCCCACCTCGGCGAACTGGCCGCGCGGCAAGGGACGGGGATCGCTGACCTTGTCGAAATTGTCGCGCGTGTTGTGCTTGGCGTAGAAGCGGTAATAAGCGTTATCGCCGATTTTTCCGCCGTAACGGGCCGCGCCGAAAGCGGTTTCCTGATTACCGCCGCCGCCGGAAACCAGGCCGCCCTGGGTATCCGCCGCCGATTTGCTGATGATATTGATAATGCCGTTGACGGCGTTCGAGCCCCACATGGTGGCCCCGGGACCGCGAACCACCTCGATCCGGTCGATATCCTCCAGCATGATGTTCTGCTGGTCCCAATACACGCCGCCGTAAACCGGGTTGTACACGCTGCGGCCGTCCACCATGACCAGCAGCTTGTTGCTGTATATGCCGCCGAACCCACGCGAGGATACCGACCACAGGTTGTTGGTCATCTGCGCCACTTGCAGTCCCGGCACGAAGCGCAATACGTCGGGAATGCTGTTGGCGCCGGAGCGGCGAATGTCCTCTTGACTAATCACCGTCACGGCCGCCGGGGTTTTCGACAAGGGCTTCGCGGCCTTGGAGGCCGACGTGACGTCCACCTCCATCAGATCCTGGATGCTCAGATCCATCAATTCGCTGCCGTCGCCCGCCCATGCCGCGGCCGGCAAAACGAGGAATAGGCAAAGCGCGAGATTTTTCGGGATAAACGCGGGCATAGTGGGCAACAGCTCATCGGTTAGCCGAAAATACGGCTTCGGGCGCGTCACGTGCGGCACGCCACCGATTCGGCCGGGCGGCCAAGTAAGGCGATTTTAACATGGCCTGCCCTCCGCCGCCTCCCGGCGGAAAGGCATCGCCCAGCCAAGCTCGCGCGAAATAAATCGCCGCGCAACAATCCTCAGGCGAATAGGATCGAAAGGATTTTCGAAGGGTTTGCGATAATGGGCGACGGAAAGCCGCGAAGGCAATAAAAAAGGGAAAAGCTGGAAAGGCTTTTCCCTTTAAGGCACGAGGAGAGTAATTACAAGCGCTTCAACCCTAGGCGTTCGCTTGGAAAGCGGCGAACTTGCCTATCTGGAATGGGTAATAGCTTAGCCTCGTCAAAGCAAGAAGAAAATGCGGCAAATTGTCGCAGTCCGGCCCCCAAAGGGAAACCTGTACAATATGGCTTAACCACAGACACCTCGCTTGCCATGGATAACCTCATAGAAGCCGATAGCGACGCCACCTGCCGGGAACACTTGTATTGGCTGTTCCGGCTGCGCAATCTCATGATCGGCGGCATCGGATTGCTGCTCATCCTATCGGTCTACGGGCTCGATATTCCTTTGCGCCAAGCGCCGCTGTTGGGCACTTTGTGCGTATTCGGCGTCTTCAACTGGCTGACCCTGCTGCGGCTGCACTCCGATACGCCGGTGCAGGTATTCGAACTGTTCCTGCAAATCGCCGGCGATATATTCGGCATCAGCATATTGCTGTATTTCACCGGCGGCGCCACCAACCCCATCGCATGGTTCTTTCTGCTGCCGCTGATTATCGCCGCCACGGTGCTGCCGCAA
This window harbors:
- a CDS encoding YfiR family protein — translated: MAGGANRTDPAPAADAEGGYPLKAAFLFNFIQYVEWPDNKQGGAEFALCVLGQNPFGASLQPLQSKTALGLPVVVKEIRQASESHRCHMLFIAESERPQLPKVLADLAGAGVLTVGDADGYAEAGVMIGFVVRQHKLRFAINLDAAKNGNVRISAHLLRLAEIVRNADLKD
- a CDS encoding TonB-dependent receptor plug domain-containing protein; translation: MDLSIQDLMEVDVTSASKAAKPLSKTPAAVTVISQEDIRRSGANSIPDVLRFVPGLQVAQMTNNLWSVSSRGFGGIYSNKLLVMVDGRSVYNPVYGGVYWDQQNIMLEDIDRIEVVRGPGATMWGSNAVNGIINIISKSAADTQGGLVSGGGGNQETAFGAARYGGKIGDNAYYRFYAKHNTRDNFDKVSDPRPLPRGQFAEVGFDNRDNNDRSKDNRGGFRLDWDATDKDSATFQGDFYQGDLDRRVANPQFAAPNTAMVNGTVRTSGENLLGRWKHRFDKNLSAETQAYWDHYRRDALIGVEDVHTYDLDTQFNYRWNDWNNIVAGGGYRYISDDLAGTDLVYYTPQKRKISNFNVFVQDDITLIPDTLDFMAGVKYEHNGFAGSQAQPSGRLLWTIDDSQRAWAAVSRAVRTAVRTDQDLNINFARMQLPGSCQTPNLRSTIQNNCEYRIVGNSAFGSEKEDSFELGYRFTPNQAWSFDVAGFYNRYSDLQTRQAGSAYVFDARTGSYYLPYAVRQDGSAETLGVEASVVWQATRDWRLSANYSHLRLFMHRRPGSNDTGVEASREGREAQNTAGIRSLFNLTETIELDGTAYYVDSRPYEISTMPGVHPGGYVRVDARIGWAPVANVQLDLIGQNLIDNRHLEYVDAQGLIPSEIPRSVFARAQWKF